The Panicum virgatum strain AP13 chromosome 5K, P.virgatum_v5, whole genome shotgun sequence genome has a window encoding:
- the LOC120708158 gene encoding uncharacterized protein LOC120708158 has product MPRSTAVDPSANPPPPLAVVTFSIAFYGPLENLTHAVRVDTPPCPEPEAPAPTSVEIAAGLSQSQGGTGERRQSEEAEPSQNSPPSIPIMASPAAEPPPKKRKVVEAQDPSPSSTSEPAAPPSPGPPPPPETLAAAAPSTSSPPSTEPASLPLEEEKLQKRRNREELCKVMAHYRRIRDYIGQRKDCGLTPELEQDYLYLISASRGCESVQCFLSLPIPRFASHCPTALEAVTKVTINMYKCNMATVTRGKDSSTNAYKTVRACIVGLTDICSAASSEAPKSPVIKGICSAVYRTVLSFFISTFEGKDIHHMDSIKMLQDPMKLLVTLKLELGNANQTCDSLFELGAFCFLCIFLLFPENVLEACFTLLAAESDDVKGEGLYLLNQLTCHLNSNAANDALDDKIDGQSSGTEGNLSDTKKIVDSNPSSNDNVDLEISIAESDECYITMAISRHPSLRHWILSRYKKLCDSCKPAVVSEVSSCLKVLGSLSEPVEDKSDMGNESLVLEKLNKNIRENMQPDELVSSSEQGAPLKTEKKDNYGDKSAQNKNTDMVHNDNQKSDRPVDAKMDQCKGASVVSDAAHQGTRPDSLTPKSMYASAGGSTSLTSPRQHFGKAKHIYSEPFDIYGAYVKRDVISVSKELWVGSLGNRAAEALVRSKFEEFGPLANFLFYQPKDFSLIEYRNIVHAVRAFGFMQGSSIWGGFLQIRYLDRFVGSKGFIHGIAIGESRHIYVAKIKNQKDKDEVFDELKAAGLKRPCGVTDLSGENALLLEFETAVDAATAKVFIRSQAPADVCSRDKNTSGHQLLVQNIDNSVPDMELINAFSCFGEVIRWQFNRSDGTCFIVYRSQDAAACAKSHLHGARFGLKSIIVESRTSSAGSVHDKTLLPVAPLLGQGFPDNSIHQDIRNPRVSGYHAGYAAPGDRPIYGPPPPNTNRAPQGIIPCPPVSTHRGSVIPPPPIQTSFVHPVYHGPGSPWENTTPNPPPFSHVSPRMMPPSNFRINPAPLPFRPSSVTPIAPLPGASAQHSEKMPPPPPLPNVAPPPFTPLDMPPPPPPPLPISQPPSVPPPPNSPPPAQPVVDSSDLQKPSSRPRWQGFLAKSSLNYCRVYASRVELDACRYENAVSEPSEWPEKLDVTKRTDFQHVKTTFSNTPPSKREVCRLLPCSDGDQKGFQDFISYLINRECAGVIRIPAVNSMWTRLLFILPPTSDACGMLALPPHPSDCMIVVILPKETTAVEAT; this is encoded by the exons ATGCCAAGAAGCACCGCCGTAGATCCATCGGCAAATCCACCGCCACCGCTGGCCGTCGTTACCTTTTCCATCGCGTTCTACGGGCCTTTAGAGAACCTCACTCATGCGGTCCGTGTCGACACCCCGCCGTGCCCGGAGCCGGAGGCTCCGGCACCAACCAGCGTTGAAATCGCAGCG GGTTTGTCTCAGTCGCAGGGAGGCACTGGCGAGAGACGGCAATCGGAGGAGGCCGAACCGTCGCAAAATTCTCCCCCGAGCATCCCGATcatggcgtcgccggcggcggagccgcCGCCGAAGAAGCGGAAGGTAGTTGAGGCGCAGGACCCAAGCCCCTCCTCCACTTCGGAGCCCGCGGCACCTCCTTCCCCtggtccgccgcctcctcccgaaACCctagctgcggcggcgccctcaACCTCCTCTCCACCTTCGACGGAACCGGCATCCCTGCCGTTGGAGGAGGAGAAGCTTCAAAAGCGCCGCAATCGGGAGGAGCTGTGCAAGGTCATGGCGCACTACCGCCGTATCCGCGACTACATAGGGCAGCGGAAAGACTGCGGGCTCACTCCCGAGCTGGAGCAGGACTACCTCTACCTCATCTCCGCCTCCCGAG GTTGTGAAAGCGTACAATGTTTTCTGTCTTTGCCAATCCCTCGATTTGCCTCACACTGTCCTACAGCACTCGAGGCAGTTACTAAAGTTACCATCAACATGTACAAGTGCAACATGGCCACTGTAACAAGAGGGAAGGACTCGAGTACTAATGCATACAAGACAGTTAGAGCTTGCATCGTTGGCTTAACTGACATATGCTCTGCAGCATCTTCTGAAGCACCCAAGTCACCTGTTATCAAAGGAATCTGCTCCGCGGTTTATAGAACTGTTCTTTCCTTCTTCATTTCAACCTTTGAGGGGAAGGATATCCATCATATGGACTCTATAAAAATGCTTCAGGACCCTATGAAGTTGTTAGTTACTTTAAAGCTGGAGTTGGGGAATGCCAACCAAACATGTGACAGTTTGTTTGAATTGGGAGCATTTTGCTTCCTATGCATATTTCTTTTGTTCCCAGAGAATGTACTAGAAGCCTGTTTTACGCTGCTTGCTGCAGAATCTGATGATGTAAAAGGAGAAGGGCTGTACCTTTTAAATCAGCTGACCTGTCATCTGAACAGTAATGCTGCAAATGATGCTCTGGATGATAAGATTGATGGACAGTCTTCAGGGACAGAAGGAAACCTGTCTGACACCAAAAAGATTGTTGATTCAAATCCTTCGTCCAATGATAATGTTGATTTAGAAATTTCTATTGCGGAGTCAGATGAGTGTTACATTACAATG GCCATCTCTAGGCATCCATCTTTGAGACATTGGATATTATCAAGGTACAAGAAATTATGTGATTCCTGTAAACCTGCTGTTGTTTCAGAGGTGTCATCTTGTTTGAAAGTTTTGGGCTCGTTGTCAGAACCTGTTGAGGATAAAAGTGACATGGGCAATGAATCATTAGTGCTTGAGAAACTCAACAAAAATATCAGAGAAAATATGCAACcagatgaacttgtttcttCATCTGAGCAGGGAGCACCTTTGAAAACTGAGAAAAAAGATAATTACGGAGACAAGTCTGCACAGAACAAGAATACGGACATGGTTCATAACGATAATCAGAAATCTGATAGGCCGGTGGATGCAAAAATGGATCAATGCAAAGGAGCAAGTGTTGTCTCTGATGCAGCGCATCAAGGTACAAGACCTGATTCCCTTACGCCAAAATCCATGTATGCTTCTGCTGGAGGGTCTACATCACTTACTTCCCCAAGACAACATTTTGGGAAGGCAAAGCACATATATTCTGAACCATTTGATATTTATGGTGCTTATGTCAAAAGGGATGTGATTTCAGTTTCAAAGGAACTTTGGGTTGGTTCGCTGGGAAATAGAGCTGCAGAGGCATTAGTCAGATCTAAGTTTGAGGAGTTTGGTCCATTAGCAAATTTTTTGTTCTACCAACCCAAAGATTTTTCCTTAATTGAATATAGAAACATAGTACATGCTGTGCGTGCATTTGGATTTATGCAGGGTTCCTCCATTTGGGGTGGTTTTCTTCAAATAAGATACTTAGACAGATTTGTAGGTAGTAAGGGATTTATTCATGGTATAGCTATTGGTGAAAGCCGTCATATTTATGTTGCTAAAATCAAGAATCAAAAAGACAAAGACGAGGTGTTTGATGAATTGAAGGCTGCAGGGTTGAAGAGGCCATGTGGTGTTACTGATCTCTCTGGTGAAAATGCTTTGCTTCTTGAATTCGAAACAGCAGTTGATGCAGCTACTGCAAAAGTCTTTATTAGGAGCCAAGCTCCTGCAGATGTTTGTTCCAGGGATAAGAATACATCTGGTCATCAACTATTGGTGCAAAATATAGACAACTCAGTCCCTGACATGGAGTTAATCAATGCCTTCTCCTGTTTTGGTGAGGTCATTAGGTGGCAATTCAATAGATCTGATGGGACCTGCTTTATAGTTTATAGGTCACAAGATGCTGCTGCCTGTGCGAAATCACACTTGCATGGTGCACGATTTGGGCTGAAGTCAATTATTGTTGAATCAAGGACAAGCAGTGCAGGATCTGTTCATGATAAAACACTGTTGCCTGTTGCTCCACTGTTAGGCCAGGGTTTTCCTGACAACAGCATCCACCAAGATATCAG AAATCCAAGAGTTTCAGGATATCATGCAGGCTATGCAGCACCAGGGGATCGACCTATTTATG GCCCACCTCCTCCAAATACAAACAGAGCTCCACAAGGAATTATTCCTTGCCCTCCTGTTTCCACACACCGTGGTTCTGTAATACCACCACCACCTATTCAAACCTCCTTTGTTCATCCTGTATATCATGGTCCAGGGAGTCCTTGGGAGAACACTACCCCCAATCCACCACCCTTCAGTCATGTTTCTCCTCGCATGATGCCTCCAAGTAATTTCCGTATCAATCCAGCTCCTCTTCCTTTCAGACCCTCTTCTGTTACTCCCATTGCACCGCTTCCTGGAGCTTCAGCACAGCATTCTGAGAAaatgccaccgccaccacctctACCAAATGTAGCTCCCCCACCATTTACACCTCTAGAtatgccacctccacctccacctccactaCCTATTTCCCAACCACCTTCAGTGCCACCACCTCCAAattctcctcctccagctcaacCTGTTGTTGACTCTTCTGACTTGCAAAAGCCATCTTCTCGTCCTCGATGGCAGGGTTTTCTCGCAAAAAGTAGCTTGAATTATTGCAGAGTCTATGCAAGTAGAGTAGAGCTGGATGCCTGTAGATATGAAAATGCTGTTTCTGAACCGTCAGA ATGGCCTGAAAAACTAGATGTGACAAAGCGCACAGATTTCCAGCACGTGAAGACAACTTTCTCCAATACCCCACCTAGTAAA AGAGAAGTCTGCCGGCTTTTGCCTTGTTCAGATGGTGATCAGAAAGGG TTCCAGGATTTTATATCCTATCTGATAAACAGAGAATGCGCTGGTGTGATAAGGATTCCTGCTGTGAATTCCATGTGGACAAGGCTACTATTCATCCTTCCTCCCACATCTGATGCGTGTGGCATGCTAGCACTTCCACCCCATCCTTCTGACTGTATGATTGTTGTAATTTTGCCCAAGGAAACAACAGCCGTCGAGGCGACATGA